The nucleotide sequence GCGGTTCTTCAAACGCAACCCGCTCACATCCTTGAGATGGTGGCAGGGCTCTGGTTGCGGAACTGCTTCGATACCGCAGTCGACGTGTTTGTCGGAGGTGGAATTTTCATTGACGCGATCAGGACACGCCCCCATGCCGCATTTGCAGAACATCCTCGTCGGTGTTGACCTCCACCACGGTGACCGAATCGCTTCCTCGAATATTGGAGCTGAGTCGAAGGCTGCTGTTGATGAGGCTATTCAGCTTGCTCTGGTTTCGGGCGGGGCGATCACTTTCTGTTCTGTGCTCGAACTCACAGCACAGAGCCAGTCTCTGATCGAAAAGGATCACGAGAACATTCTGAAGACGGTTGAAGATTACGCCAGCATTACACTGTCAGAGCTGGTGGAATCGGCGAACGCGCAAGGGATCGCCGCGGAAAGCCGAATTCGATTCGGTGCCGCCTGGGAGGAACTTTCCAAGGAGAGCGCCGAAGGGAAGTACGACGTCGTTCTCGTTGGCACCCGTTCAAGGACTCGCGCTGCGACGCTTTTGTTTGGAAGCACCGTCCAGAAGCTCATGCGATTTGCCCCCTGCCCTGTCTGGGTTGCCAAGCCTTCAGAGGTGCGCGAGATTCGGGAAGTCGCCGTTGCCACCGATCTGAGTGATGCCTGCTTGCCGGCGATCAAAGTGGCTGCGGCAATCTCACGGCAAATTAACGCCAAACTGTATGTGCTGCACGTTTTGGAAACGGGTGACTTACGGTATCTCGCGATTGCGGGAGTGGCTGAGGAAGAACTCCGCGACACAGAGGCGCAGCTGCGGATCAACGCGGTGCAGAAGCTCAAAGAACAACTCAGTCAGGTGAACCTGAGCGGAATCCAAAATGGAGTTCATTCCGAAGTTCTCATGGGTGATCCCGACACAACCATTCCTCAGTTCGTTCTTGAACGGCAGGTTGATTTGCTTGTGATCGGAACGCATGGTCGAGGTCTGGTCTCCGGACTTCTTTTGGGGAATACAGCCGCGAGAATTTTGCCCAGTCTGCGGGCATCTCTGGTCGCGGTAAAGCCCGCCGGATACGTCAGTCCCTATGCAAAACAGGTACGGTGAGTCACCTCTCTGCGGGAGAGATTCTGTTCGTCCGCTCCCATGAAGGGATGGATCGATAACGTCGTCCCCGCTCGAGTTAGCAACTGAAAACAAAGAAGGGGGAACCAGATCATTTCCGGTTCCCCCTTCTTGGACTGTCACTCTTCACCCCGGCTTTGACCGGCCAGTGATGAGACTTGGCAAGTAGACTTCAGTGGCTGGGAGCCTGCATCACGAAACCAGGATAGGCTTCGTTACCGTGTTCGCCGATGTCCAGGCCTTCAATTTCTTCTTCACGCGAAACGCGGAGTCCGAAGATTGCTTTCAGGATCAGGAAGGACACAAGTGACAGCGGCAAGACGTAGGCCGCAGCAGCGACGACTCCAGTTGCCTGAATGACGAGCTGTTCTGTCCCCCCTCCCATGAACAGCCCTTCTTTGACGGTACTTCCATCGATATAGGGCTTTTCTGCAAAGAGTCCGATGCAGAGGGTTCCAAAAACGCCATTGGTCAGATGCACCGATGTCGCGCCGACCGGATCATCGACTCCAATCCGATCGAAGGCCAGAACTGAGACAACGACAATGACCCCGGCAATCGCACCAATGATGGCGGAACTCCATACGGAGACGAATGGGCATCCTGCAGTGATCGCAACAAGTCCGGCAAGGCTGCCGTTCAAGGTCATCCCCAGGTCAGGTTTACCCAGAAGAGTCCAAGCGGTGGCTGTGGCAGTGAGCGTGGCCATTGCGGCTGCTGTATTAGTGGTCAAAGCAACATGGGCCATCGGGGCGGGGACAACACCCATGAAGCTGCCCGGATTGAATCCGAACCAGCCGAACCAGAGGATGAAACAGCCGATTGTGGCCAGCGGCATGCTGTGACCTGGGATTGCGAGTGGCTTTCCTTCCGGATTGTATTTTCCAATGCGGGGGCCGAGGATCAGTGCGCCAGCAAGCGCCGCCCAGCCACCCACAGAGTGGACCTGGGTTGAACCTGCGAAGTCGGCGAATCCCTTTGCAGCCAACCAACCACCTCCCCAGATCCAGTGACCGACGACTGGGTAAATAACGGTCGCCATTAGGAAGCTGAAGAAAATGAACGAGTGATACTTGATTCTCTCGGCAACGGCTCCTGACACGATGGTGGCTGCCGTACCTGCGAACACCAACTGGAAGAAGAACTTCGCATAGAGAGGGACACCTGAACCGCTGATGGCGGCGTAGTCGCCCTTGTAGTCGTTGCCGGTCGCGGGGCTGTTATCCGTAGCAGCACCACTGAGGAACCACAGACCTGCCTTGCCGACATAGCCGCCGTCACTCTTTCCTTCCGAGTCATTGCCGAACATCAGTCCCCATCCAACCATCCAGAAAGCCAGGGCGGATACGGCGAAGACGATGAAGTTCTTGGAGAGGATGTTGACGCAGTTCTTGGACCGGCACATTCCCGACTCGACGCAACCGAATCCAAGGTTCATGAAGAATACCATGAATCCTGCGATGAGGACCCACAGTGTATCGAGCATGATCTTGAGTTCCGCCGTTGTCAGCGGGGCGGCAGGAGTTTCAGCGGCGTTTTCGGAAGCAGGCGCGGACTCAGGGGATGATGCCTCAGGTGTCGTGACTTCGACAGGAGCGGCATCCTGCGACCAACCAGTCGATGGTAAACTCATTGTGAAAAGTAAACACATCGCGGCCAGGCTGGCGGAGATACACCACCTGCCACTCAACACATTCAGCATTCTCATCGTGCGCTTCCTCAATGAATTTCGAGCCAACAACATTCCACAAACGACATCTCTTCTGCCAACAGGGTGCCAGCGGAAAGAGGAGTCGATCCTCGCCGCCCGCTGGCGCGAGTTCGCCAGAACGCAAGCGGCGTGCCTGAAATGGGCTTGAAATTCACCAGACAGCCCCGTAGACCCACGGAGTGCCTACAGGAAAAGCAGTTTGCACTTGGATAGCGCTGCAAGTTCGTGGGAAAAGGTGCTTTCCCCACTCGCTTTCAGCGACAGAGAGAATGCTCAGGCACGGGGCAAGTCTGCCAGCGAACCGTGCGGCGTCGGAAATTGTCAGGGGGCCTTGATCAAGCCATTATTCCGTTCGATCAGTTCCTCTAAACGGTGGACCTGGGTCTCTCGCTGAGCAGGGGTACCGCCAAGAGCCCGAAACTCGGTCTTCCGCCCGGTGAGGCGTTCCACCCAGAAGTCAGCCAGTTCCCGGATCTCCGCTTTTGGGCTTCGCATCCAGTTAACGAACTTCCAGGAAGTTGTTCGTGAATTCGTCACGTCATCCCGTGTAAAGCCCCAAAGCATTTCGAAGATCGCTTCCGCCTCGGCGGGGGGATAGTGCAGTTCCAGTTCTTTCATTAACTGCGCTCCATTTTCGGGATGCATGGGCAACCATTGTCTCAGGCCGTCGCGGGCAACGAAGCGAGCCTCTTCATGAGGACATGACGCTAGAGTTGCTACGAGCGCGGGACAATTCTCAATCGCTGACAAACTCTGTGCCGCCAGTTCCGCGAGCTTTGGAGACTTTGACGTTTTCACGACCGTGAGCATGGACTCGTCGATGGGTTGGTTCAGTTCAAACATTTTTTCGAACTGGACCTGGGACTGGTATCTGCGAATGGGAAGCGCTTTGCGTTTGGAATTGTCGCACCAGTCTGGCACAGAAGTGAATGAAATCGGATTCGAACGGATCTGAACGTCTTTCTCGGGAAGAATGATCAGCGCCTGATGGTCACGAATATCCTGCGAATGACCCAATGCGCTGGTCCATTTAGCTCTGCCGGAGATGACATACAGTGTCGCCTGATACCAATGTTCGTCATGCAATTTCTGGAACTCAATCGCCTCCCGAGGCGTAACTTCCAGCCCGCAGACGGTGTCGCTGTCAACCAACTCCAGCTTCCAGAGGTCTCGTCCAATGTTCACCCCGATCGCAGCCGCGTTGCCGTTGTCCAGGCGACCCTGCTGAAATATCAGCTGGCCCTTTCGAATGCCTAAACCGGGAATCCCGGACTGTGCCGGGTTCATGACGTAAACCGCGGTGTTCCCGATGAGCGTCGTGCGCAGCCGTCCCTTGTCGAAATCCAGGGTTGCTTCAAAGGGCTCGAAGGTTGTCAGGAACTCCCCAACGTTGAGGGCTGACCGATGAGGTACGACAAGCCATTGCCGTTTGGCGTCGAGACGTGCCAGGACTCCTTCGTTGGACGCATAGGCGACGTCCACCTGAGGAACGGGTTCGCCCTCTTTCAGGAATGTGGGAAGCTGATTGGCGGCGACTGCCGGGGCGGGAACATCGACATGTGGCTCTTCAGGCTGAGCCGGTTCCGGCACTTGCTCGGTCTGTTTGGGGACAGTAGCAGCGACTGGCGCCGGTAGCTCTTCGACATCCGGTTCGTCTGGAGGAGGCATCGGATCAAGCCCTTCCGGAATCGATGGACGCGCTGGTGCAATTGCGGATTCGGGTGTTGCAACCGGTCGGGAATCTGCTGCCAGTTCCGTACGAGGCTCGTCCGTAGCAACCAGGCTTTTGTCCGCGGCGTCCATCGGTTCGGCATCCGTGACAGTCTCGGTGGCTTCACTCTTGCCGCGAACTTCCTTTCGCTCGATCTCGTTTTTGGCTTGCTTCAGTCCCGTGATCAACCCAGGCGCAAGCAAGAGAAAGCAAAGGATCGCCAGCAGTCCCACGACGGCCGAGGGGAAAATTCGTAGCGGCCAGGGTGACGGCTTGAGATAGTCGGGAACTGTCTTCACGGACTCGTCCACGTCGTGCGAGTGCGTTGCTGCCCCGCGCGCTGGATTAGCCACTCCGTTTCGAATGGAGATTGATTCGGGAGTTCGTGACCTTGAAGCGACACCCTTCTCGGCAGGGACATTCAACTGGGACGAAGCGTCGACCGGACCCAAGGCGTAGAGTGATTCGCGGCTCTCGTCCGACAGCTCGATTGGATTCGCCAGCCAGACAGGTAATACCTGGTGGCACGCTGCAACTTCCGCAAGCAGCTCATCGGAAGAAAGCAGGACCCGTTCGACATCTGCATACAACTCGGGCGGAAGCGTCGTGTCGAGGTACTGCGAAACGATGTTCGGATCAATTCCGATTTCGGGGCCGGACAAGTCAGGTGCCTTGAGCCGACGGCGTCGCATGACTTCCCTGATCCGGCTCACGAGCACCTGAGCGACCGGGCTCTCTTGAATTTTCTGCCCAATGATCTTGGTGTCGGCGGGTTCAAGGACGTCATCCAGGTACGCCAGAAGCGTTCGCAATGTGAGTCGCATCGTCAGGACCTCTACTTCAACAGCTCTTACCAGAACTCAATCTTCCCGATCCGGCAGGCCCACAGGTGGGTCAGGAACTTCGGATTCACCTGGATGCACCCTGCCGGAATCGATCCGAAACGGGAAGCCACCACCTCCCGGCGTGGATTCCTATTTCAATAGTGGAGTCGTCCGAGGAAATCCGTACAGCTTTTTTCTGCGCGGTCCGCCGAAATCGCCGGGGGGACTTCCCGCTTTGTGCACAAGCAGCGTGAGAATCCGTGCTTTGTGAGGGGACGCCGGTGATGGGAGTCCCGGGAAAATTCCCCTGCGCGAGCATGCCAGACCCAAGTCCACTAGAATTGAAAAATCGTTCGAGCCCTTCAGATCCTCCGGTAGCAACCACTGGCAGGACAGAGATGTCCGTCCTGGATTCAGATCTCTCGTCGGTGTACGCAAGATGGGGCTACCTCGGACAGTTCAGGAGAAGCGGTTGCGATGACCTGTTACCAGAGACCGAAGGGCCGAGATACGGAAATCCGGGCCAATGAATGTTGAGAGATTCCAAGAATTCTCTTCCGACCATGACACAGTCCAATACAGAGCGGATCAATGCAATGCAGGAGGAATCAGGTCTAGGTGAACCTCGCATCGTTTCACGTGAAACATGCAAAGGAACACGATGACCGTGGACTATGATTTCGTCGTCGTTGGACAGGGCCTCGCCGGGACCGCGCTCGCATGGTGGCTGCGCTGGATTGGCCACCGCATTTTGGTGATCGATCGTGAAGAACCCGTGACGTCGTCCCGAGTCGCTGCCGGATTGATGACTCCTATCACCGGTCAGAAATTGATTCCTTCCTGGCGGTTCGACGAGTGCTGGCCAGTTGCGGTGTCGTTCTATCACCGCGTTGAGCAGGAGAGCGGAGCGACGTTCTTGCAACGACCGGCGATGCTCCGGCTGCTCTCGACCCAAGCAGAAAGCGAAATGTTTTATCGCCGAGCCTCGGACCCGCAGTTTCGTGACAAAGTCCAGCAACCCAGTTCCAGACTGCGTCCGGAATGGTTTTATTACTACCGCGATGCCTTCGAAATGAGAGAAGGAGGCAAGCTCGATGTTGCCCGTTACCTGGACGCGTCGCGCGAGATCTTCCGCGCGGCCGGGGCCTATCGGGCACACGACTTCGACGTTTCACGTGAAACGGAGCCTGGTCCAGAGTACGTCGAGATTCGCTCCCTGGGAGTTCGCACCCGAGGGATTGTCTTCTGTCAGGGGATCGCAGGGACTACGAATCCCTGGTTTGAGGATGTGCAGTTCAAACCGGCAAAGGGTGAGATCCTGACTCTCCGAATTCCCGGGCTGACGGAACAGCGGGTTATCCACCGAGGGATCTGGCTGGCCCCACTGGGAGACGACCTCTTCCAGGCAGGAGCGACCTATGACTGGAAGGTGCTCGACAACCGTCCGACTGATGCGGGCCGCGAGGAGATCCTCTCACAACTTCAGAAGATCCTCCGGCTGCCGATGGAAGTGGTCGGACATCATGCCGCGGTCAGGCCCATTCATCGAAACCAGTATCCTGTCCTGGGACGGCATCCCCAGCAGCCGCGAATGGCCTGCTTCAACGGGCTGGGCTCAAAGGGAGCTTTGCACGCACCTTACTTCGGCAGGCAGCTCGCCGAACACCTCACAGGTGGGGCCCCCATTGACCGGCAGGTCGATTTGGTGCTGAAGACCCGATGGAGCTCAATTGCGGGACATTTCGCCGCAGGTCAGAATCAGCCATCGAGTGGTGCTTCGTCTGGAAAGAGACCTCGGGCCCTCCCATTGACGCAACGGGCTCAGCTCGCCGTCAGTGAGGTGGTCGGGCGCGGAGACATCGTGATCGACGCGACGGCCGGCAATGGTCACGATACTCAGTTCCTGGCAGAGCTCGTTGGCGACGATGGGCAAGTCCACGCATTCGATATTCAGGAAGTTGCTCTCGAAAATACGGCACGTCGACTAGCGGAGTCGGGACTCGCCAACGTCCGGCTGTGGCATCATGATCATGCTGAACTGTCCGACGTACTCCCATCAGAACTGACAGGTCGTGTCGCGGCGATCATGTTCAATCTGGGCTACCTTCCGGGAGGGGATAAGTCTGTCATCACCCGCGCGGAATCCAGTGGCGAAGGTGTCTTCAAAGCGGCTGCCCTCCTGAAGCTGGGTGGGATCATGACGGTTCTCGCCTACACCGGCCACGATGGCGGGCAATCCGAGGCGGACCGGATTGCCTCGATCCTGGCAGCGTTTCCAGCAGACGAGTTCGAGATCAAGACTGTTGAGAGCCAACCAGGGCGATCGGTGGGCCCTCGATTGTTTCACGTGAAACGGCTGAAGGCTCGCTGACACTTTTGACACTACGCCGCGTCCGCAATTTTCTTCGAGACGACGGGGTGCACGGCAGGGTACCACGTTTCCACTTGCTTCTGGAGTGGGACCTCTCTGAGCTAACCGAGGTCACTGACGGTGCCGCATTCCGGTTAATGATCGCAGGAGGATCTCGGTTGTCGTCCGGGAACCGCTTTCTCAACACGCTACGGAAGGCTGAGCCCACAGTCCGTTCTGGGAGAATTCCCCAGCCGTTCGAGGCCGCCAGGAGAAAGAGATGTCCGGACCTGATTCTAATCGCCATGTCGTGATCGCGGGGGGAAGCGAGTTTATTGGGACTTCGATTGCGGAGTATCTCCATGCCCGCGGTTGGGCTGTGATTGTCCTGTCCCGTCACCCCTCACGCCGGCAGCTTCCGTGGCGCTGCATCTCGTGGGACGCTCGAACGAAGGGGGAATGGTGTTCTGCTCTTGAGGGGGCCGTCGCCTTGATTAACCTCGTCGGACGGAGTGTCGACTGTGTTAAGACTCCCGACAATCAGGATGAAATTCTTCGTTCTCGAGTGGAGGCGACTCGCATTCTGGGGTTTGCCGTCCGAAACGCCTCCGAGCCGCCTCCTGTCTGGATCCAGATGAGTTCGGCTCATATTTATGGGGACCCGCCCGAGATCACATGCACTGAGGATTCACCTACCGGATGTGGCTTCGCACCCTGGGTGGTAAAACGCTGGGAAGAGGAGTTTGACGCTTGTCGCCTTTTCTCCCAGCGGCCCGTTGTCTTAAGAACGAGCTTTGTCCTTGGGCGAGATCGAGGGGCTGGACAGGGAGCACTGAGCCGATTGCTGAGATTGGCTCGCTGGGGTCTGGGTGGAACGGTCGGGTGCGGCTCGCAAGGGATCAGTTGGATTCACGAACTGGACCTGTGCCGACTGGTGGAGCGGAGCCTTCTCGACCCGGGGATGCGAGGTACCTACACTGCATCGTCACCCAATCCGATCCCCTCGCGCGAGTTCATGTCGCAACTACGATCGGCGATCGGAGCACGCATCGGGTTACCAGCGACAGCCTGGATGGTGCGGCTCGGTGCGCACTTGATTCTGCGAACAGATCCTGAACTCGCCCTCTATGGCCGCTACGTCGTGTCTGAAAGATTGAAGGAACAGAAATTCGAGTTCCGGTTCCCTCGGATCGACGAGGCGCTGCGGGACGTGATTCGGAATGAGGTTGCCTGAGCTAGGCTAGATCCTGGTCACGGGGGCCTCGCCGCAAACCCGCAAGTTGAGTGGCTGTACTAACAGCCGGATATTGTTCTGCGGGGCGCCAACGGCTGACCTGCATCATTCCTCTCCACCCGATGATTGAGTCGATTGCCACGCTCAACGTCGACTCTCCGCCGAGCAAGCCAGAGGACCAGTGAGTGGGATCTGCGAGATCCGCAACGGGCGGGTGCAAAAAAGAAACAGCCCTCTGACGAATTCGCCAGAGGGCTGTTTCACGCATGTCGGGATGACAGGATTCGAACCTGCGACTTCCTGGTCCCAAACCAGGCGCTCTAGCCAAGCTGAGCTACATCCCGAACGAGGCGACAGTTTAGAGAGGAGAGATCATTGCGTCAATGAAGTTCGTTTCACGTGAAACCCTCATTTGCAAGATTTTATGCGGCACGCTGCAACTTCCCCACAATCCGTTCAAAATCATCATTCGAACCGAAGTCGATGACAATCTTTCCCTTGTCCTTGGCTTTGCCGGACAGCTTGATTTCAACACTGGTTCCGAGCCAGTCGCGGAGCTGGTTCTGAAGATCTGCCACATGCGACGTGTGAGCACCGTCAGCTTTGGCAGGCTTCTCTTCGGGATTCACGAAGGGAACGATGTCCGCATCCTTCGGTGTCAGCATTTCTTTGACGGCTTCTTCCGTCTTGCGGACCGAAAGTGATTCCTTCTGGACTCGCTTTGAAAGTTCAATCCGGGCATCTTCGTTTTTCAGGGCCAGCAGTGCACGTGCATGGCCGGCGGTAATCTTGTCAGCTCGCAGGTCAGACTTGACCGCTTCCGGGAGTTCCAGAAGACGGAGCATGTTGCTGACGGTCGAGCGTTCGAAAGAGAGCCGACGGGCCAGGTCTTCAATCGTGCATCCGAATCGCTTCAAGTAGTCCTGAAAGGCGATCGCCTTTTCGAGGACGTTCAGGTCCTGTCGTTTCAGGTTTTCTTCGAGGGCCACTTCACTGACCTGCTGGTCGGACAAGGCCAGGACGCGGCAGGGAACCTGGCTCAATCCCGCCTTCTTGGCAGAGATCAGTCGACGCTCGCCAGCGACGAGCTGGTAGGAGCTGCCAACCGATCGGACCAGCAACGGCTGGAGCACCCCGTGGGTGCGAATGCTGTCGACCAGTTCATTCAGCGAGGACTGGTCAAAGTCCTGTCGGGGCTGAAACGGATTTCGCTCGATCAAATCGACCGAAATTTCTGTCTGGTCCGACGAGGTCGCCTCGTCAGTCCCACCCATGGACGCCGTTCCGAGCAGCGCGTTTAAGCCTCTGCCCAGTCTCCGTCGGGATGGCTCTGGTGTCGTCGATTCTTGACTGGATTGTTCTTCCATGATTCATTCCTTGTCGAAACGCAGAGTCGTCGCGCAGTCATTGCGGAGAAGATCTGACTCAAGATTAGGGAGTAGAAGTGAATTTGATTCTAGTCACGACGGCGAAAAACGGACAATAGGAACTTCACGCACGCCGGGTGAGAGTCCTCTCTCGCAGGACCCAATCTGCTCGTTTCGAACTCGGTAAAAAGAACCCCGGAGCATCCCCGTTCCCTGCCCTCGCGTGGCCGCCGCAAAAGGCCGCCTTCCCGTCCGCCTGTTGAACGGAGTCATGGCAATTCGCGGCAAAGTGTGCCCGGCGTGTTGAACTGCTTCCGATGCAGGAACTTTTTGCTGTTTCTACTTGTTCAGGCGGTAAAGCTTCCATTCGGTGAGCGGTAGGCCTGGGCCTGGATCGGGACCTGGATCGGGATGAAGGTCGTCCAGAAGCACGAGATGGCTTTGTTGATGGGATACACTGGTTTGCAGTGAAAACCGGGTAGACTCAAGAATTGAGCGAACTTCCGCCGGCACCGATGAGGCTCGAGACGGGACGGCAACGAACGTCGGACGCTGCGGTGTCTGGTTCGCGAATCCCAGATCCTGTACCGGGCCGATCGCCAGGATCCCTTCCGACTTCAGCCCAAAAACAAGGGCCGGTTCGCCCATCACGTAGATGATCGCCTCATCGGCGGGGAACCCCTCTCGGGCATTGACCGCTCGAACTGCTGTGGCAATTTCACCGGAAGTCGATTGCAGATCCGTTCGATCCGCCCACGCGAAACCTGAACCGCTCAACTGTCGAAACGTCGCGATTGCAAGCAGGGCTGCCATGCACATCGCGGCAGCCATCCCCGGCACAGAATTGTTCTCGTCATCCTTTCGTACCTTCCGGCTGCAGAATTCGAACACCATTCCCAGGCAGATCCAGACAGAACAAAGCCACGGGAGGATCAACCGAGGGTACGGGTGGTAGAAAGGGGTTGAAATGCTCATCCCGACCAGCCATGCAAGCGCGAGGCTGGCTGGCAACTTGCTGTCCTGGAACCGGGATTTCAACACCCCGATTGAGCAGACAGCGACTGAAAGAGTCAGGGTCCCCACCGGGTGGAGCAACAGCGAGAGCATCTCCAACAGACTTCGCGAATGGGATTTTTGCGCTGAATCGTGACAGTGCCTCATGATGAGTTGATCACGAGAGAACGGGGCACTTAGCGGATTGTCATACATCCGCACGATGTCGGCCTGCGACTGGGCGGAGCGGATCCAACCGTTGGTGCCCACGATGTACTGGCGGTGGTTGGTCGCGACCTTTGCATACCCTCCCTGTTTTTGAAGACCCCATAGGACCGGAGACCAAGCAATCATTGCGGTCAATGCGATCAGCAGCCAGCAGATCAGTGTTCTGCTTACCTGTCGTTCTGATCGAGGCAGTGCGATTTGCCAAACGACTCCGCCTGTCAAACCGATTGCCAGTGGGAGCCACCCGTTGTATTTGGTCCACCACGAGAGTCCCGTCAGGCCCCCGGCGAGCATAATCTCACGCCACGGCGGGCTCCAGCGGGCCGGTTGTGACCTGCCCTTTCCGGACGATGGAGATGAGCCTCCTGCTGAGTCCACTGACGCGAATGCTTTCCCCGTGAAGTGGACAGCCCAGAGAATGAAGAGGCAAACAGGGACGTCGGTCAATGCCGCCCGGCTGTAACTGGCGTGAAAGTCACTCAACGCGATTAACCATGCCGTAACCAGACCTGCGGTCGGACCGAACCAGCGTCGACAGATCCACCACGCTGATGGGACCATCGCGATTCCGGTGACGAGTGAGGGAATCAGCGGCACGACGCCGCTGGGACGCAGTCCCACCAGCGACGCGAGGATCATTGTCCACTCAATTGCGGCAGGCAGCAGGGGCGGCGCGTAGAGAAATCGTGCGGGGTACGAATAGTCGTTCTCTGCCCCAAACCAGAAATTCGAGGCGTACACTCCTTCGTCGAAGTGCTCGACCGCCATCCTCTCAGGGAAGGCCAGCCGGAAAATCGACCCGGCGATGATCGCTCCGAGCAGCCAGTAAAGCTCGGGCCTGGTCACCTTCTGAGACGCAGATGGTTTTGTGCGATTGTCCATGATCGAGAACATATCGCGCGGATGGTTGGATCGTCTTCCCTGAGACCCTATGATTGTCTGTGATAACGGCGGATACCAGAAAAAAGGAATGCCTCAGAATGTCGAATCCAGACCTCATGTACGACGAAGCCATTGCTCTCAAAGACCAGGGCAACCTGCCCGGAGCAGTGGAAAAGCTTTTGGAAATTGA is from Schlesneria sp. DSM 10557 and encodes:
- a CDS encoding ArnT family glycosyltransferase, giving the protein MDNRTKPSASQKVTRPELYWLLGAIIAGSIFRLAFPERMAVEHFDEGVYASNFWFGAENDYSYPARFLYAPPLLPAAIEWTMILASLVGLRPSGVVPLIPSLVTGIAMVPSAWWICRRWFGPTAGLVTAWLIALSDFHASYSRAALTDVPVCLFILWAVHFTGKAFASVDSAGGSSPSSGKGRSQPARWSPPWREIMLAGGLTGLSWWTKYNGWLPLAIGLTGGVVWQIALPRSERQVSRTLICWLLIALTAMIAWSPVLWGLQKQGGYAKVATNHRQYIVGTNGWIRSAQSQADIVRMYDNPLSAPFSRDQLIMRHCHDSAQKSHSRSLLEMLSLLLHPVGTLTLSVAVCSIGVLKSRFQDSKLPASLALAWLVGMSISTPFYHPYPRLILPWLCSVWICLGMVFEFCSRKVRKDDENNSVPGMAAAMCMAALLAIATFRQLSGSGFAWADRTDLQSTSGEIATAVRAVNAREGFPADEAIIYVMGEPALVFGLKSEGILAIGPVQDLGFANQTPQRPTFVAVPSRASSVPAEVRSILESTRFSLQTSVSHQQSHLVLLDDLHPDPGPDPGPGLPLTEWKLYRLNK
- a CDS encoding universal stress protein codes for the protein MPHLQNILVGVDLHHGDRIASSNIGAESKAAVDEAIQLALVSGGAITFCSVLELTAQSQSLIEKDHENILKTVEDYASITLSELVESANAQGIAAESRIRFGAAWEELSKESAEGKYDVVLVGTRSRTRAATLLFGSTVQKLMRFAPCPVWVAKPSEVREIREVAVATDLSDACLPAIKVAAAISRQINAKLYVLHVLETGDLRYLAIAGVAEEELRDTEAQLRINAVQKLKEQLSQVNLSGIQNGVHSEVLMGDPDTTIPQFVLERQVDLLVIGTHGRGLVSGLLLGNTAARILPSLRASLVAVKPAGYVSPYAKQVR
- a CDS encoding ammonium transporter; the encoded protein is MRMLNVLSGRWCISASLAAMCLLFTMSLPSTGWSQDAAPVEVTTPEASSPESAPASENAAETPAAPLTTAELKIMLDTLWVLIAGFMVFFMNLGFGCVESGMCRSKNCVNILSKNFIVFAVSALAFWMVGWGLMFGNDSEGKSDGGYVGKAGLWFLSGAATDNSPATGNDYKGDYAAISGSGVPLYAKFFFQLVFAGTAATIVSGAVAERIKYHSFIFFSFLMATVIYPVVGHWIWGGGWLAAKGFADFAGSTQVHSVGGWAALAGALILGPRIGKYNPEGKPLAIPGHSMPLATIGCFILWFGWFGFNPGSFMGVVPAPMAHVALTTNTAAAMATLTATATAWTLLGKPDLGMTLNGSLAGLVAITAGCPFVSVWSSAIIGAIAGVIVVVSVLAFDRIGVDDPVGATSVHLTNGVFGTLCIGLFAEKPYIDGSTVKEGLFMGGGTEQLVIQATGVVAAAAYVLPLSLVSFLILKAIFGLRVSREEEIEGLDIGEHGNEAYPGFVMQAPSH
- a CDS encoding FAD-dependent oxidoreductase gives rise to the protein MTVDYDFVVVGQGLAGTALAWWLRWIGHRILVIDREEPVTSSRVAAGLMTPITGQKLIPSWRFDECWPVAVSFYHRVEQESGATFLQRPAMLRLLSTQAESEMFYRRASDPQFRDKVQQPSSRLRPEWFYYYRDAFEMREGGKLDVARYLDASREIFRAAGAYRAHDFDVSRETEPGPEYVEIRSLGVRTRGIVFCQGIAGTTNPWFEDVQFKPAKGEILTLRIPGLTEQRVIHRGIWLAPLGDDLFQAGATYDWKVLDNRPTDAGREEILSQLQKILRLPMEVVGHHAAVRPIHRNQYPVLGRHPQQPRMACFNGLGSKGALHAPYFGRQLAEHLTGGAPIDRQVDLVLKTRWSSIAGHFAAGQNQPSSGASSGKRPRALPLTQRAQLAVSEVVGRGDIVIDATAGNGHDTQFLAELVGDDGQVHAFDIQEVALENTARRLAESGLANVRLWHHDHAELSDVLPSELTGRVAAIMFNLGYLPGGDKSVITRAESSGEGVFKAAALLKLGGIMTVLAYTGHDGGQSEADRIASILAAFPADEFEIKTVESQPGRSVGPRLFHVKRLKAR
- a CDS encoding ParB/RepB/Spo0J family partition protein, with the protein product MEEQSSQESTTPEPSRRRLGRGLNALLGTASMGGTDEATSSDQTEISVDLIERNPFQPRQDFDQSSLNELVDSIRTHGVLQPLLVRSVGSSYQLVAGERRLISAKKAGLSQVPCRVLALSDQQVSEVALEENLKRQDLNVLEKAIAFQDYLKRFGCTIEDLARRLSFERSTVSNMLRLLELPEAVKSDLRADKITAGHARALLALKNEDARIELSKRVQKESLSVRKTEEAVKEMLTPKDADIVPFVNPEEKPAKADGAHTSHVADLQNQLRDWLGTSVEIKLSGKAKDKGKIVIDFGSNDDFERIVGKLQRAA
- a CDS encoding epimerase; translated protein: MSGPDSNRHVVIAGGSEFIGTSIAEYLHARGWAVIVLSRHPSRRQLPWRCISWDARTKGEWCSALEGAVALINLVGRSVDCVKTPDNQDEILRSRVEATRILGFAVRNASEPPPVWIQMSSAHIYGDPPEITCTEDSPTGCGFAPWVVKRWEEEFDACRLFSQRPVVLRTSFVLGRDRGAGQGALSRLLRLARWGLGGTVGCGSQGISWIHELDLCRLVERSLLDPGMRGTYTASSPNPIPSREFMSQLRSAIGARIGLPATAWMVRLGAHLILRTDPELALYGRYVVSERLKEQKFEFRFPRIDEALRDVIRNEVA